The proteins below come from a single Myxococcales bacterium genomic window:
- a CDS encoding universal stress protein, whose protein sequence is MTAAERSARAPVRVLVVTDLGPAGAAAIAAAAAQVHAHGGRLAVMHAIPPTSLVRPLFPHWGTDDPIRQAELPMHVRAAIEDQVAAAVPDGVEVDVFVESGGDAESALARADAWDAGLIVVGPTATTGIDAERIVRHAHTPVLVVRPGPAAGPIVACTDFSDPALPAVAAAAREARRTGARLDVVHALEPIPISVMGFAPPVATNASWEVERRRDAEQRLDAALAALEVEGEAVVVDGPVIAGLVEAAEARGARMLVVGTVGRTGLTRFLLGSTAEALVRSSPCSTLVVRLHRDRSLV, encoded by the coding sequence GTGACCGCCGCCGAGCGCAGCGCGCGCGCGCCGGTCCGCGTGCTCGTGGTGACCGATCTCGGCCCGGCCGGCGCGGCGGCGATCGCCGCGGCCGCGGCCCAGGTGCACGCGCACGGCGGGCGCCTGGCGGTCATGCACGCGATCCCACCGACGAGCCTGGTGCGCCCGCTGTTCCCGCACTGGGGCACCGACGATCCGATCCGGCAGGCCGAGCTGCCGATGCACGTGCGCGCGGCGATCGAGGACCAGGTCGCCGCCGCGGTGCCGGACGGGGTCGAGGTCGACGTGTTCGTCGAGAGCGGGGGCGACGCCGAGTCCGCGCTGGCCCGGGCCGACGCGTGGGACGCCGGGCTGATCGTCGTCGGGCCGACCGCCACCACCGGCATCGACGCCGAGCGCATCGTCCGCCACGCCCACACGCCGGTGCTGGTCGTGCGCCCGGGGCCCGCCGCGGGCCCGATCGTCGCGTGCACCGACTTCTCGGATCCGGCGCTGCCCGCGGTCGCGGCCGCGGCCCGCGAGGCGCGGCGCACCGGCGCGCGCCTGGACGTCGTCCACGCGCTCGAGCCGATCCCGATCTCGGTGATGGGGTTCGCGCCGCCGGTGGCCACCAACGCCTCCTGGGAGGTCGAGCGTCGGCGCGACGCCGAGCAGCGGCTCGACGCCGCGCTCGCGGCGCTCGAGGTCGAGGGCGAGGCCGTCGTCGTCGACGGCCCGGTCATCGCGGGCCTGGTCGAGGCCGCCGAGGCCCGCGGCGCGCGGATGCTCGTGGTCGGCACGGTCGGGCGCACCGGGCTGACCCGGTTCTTGCTGGGCAGCACCGCCGAGGCGCTGGTGCGGTCGTCGCCGTGCTCGACCCTGGTGGTCCGGCTGCACCGCGATCGGAGCTTGGTGTGA
- a CDS encoding mechanosensitive ion channel family protein → MIEQVHAWLPHGGPWPYVLGLAAAIVILGLGRGLGLLVTYVLARGARHTDVSWDDVVIAHVATPIRVGCTVAVAAIARPWLALPGDLDGVVDQGLRTAVVVVLFWLLIRAIDVSQHVLAQRAWARDNASSRSLLSIGGRTVKALLIALAFLTVLATQGIPVTSLVAGLGIGGLAVALAAQKTVENLFGTYSIGLDQPFRVGDFVRIGERVGTIEEIGLRSTRLRTLDRTTVRIPNGQLADTPTESFTARDRIRLATNLGLVYETRADQLRAILADVEALLRAHPLIWPDAVVVRFSKLGTSSLDIEVMAWFETSDWSEFQVIRQEILLGFMEIVARHGSAFAFPTQTVHHATSAPELSPRPAGASARALSS, encoded by the coding sequence GTGATCGAGCAGGTCCACGCGTGGCTGCCGCACGGCGGCCCGTGGCCGTACGTGCTCGGCCTCGCCGCGGCGATCGTGATCCTGGGGCTCGGGCGCGGCCTGGGGCTGCTGGTCACGTACGTGCTGGCGCGCGGCGCCCGGCACACCGACGTCAGCTGGGACGACGTCGTCATCGCCCACGTCGCCACGCCCATCCGCGTCGGCTGCACCGTCGCGGTCGCGGCGATCGCGCGCCCGTGGCTGGCGCTGCCCGGCGACCTCGACGGCGTGGTCGACCAGGGGCTGCGCACCGCGGTCGTGGTGGTCCTGTTCTGGCTGCTGATCCGCGCGATCGACGTCAGCCAGCACGTGCTCGCGCAGCGCGCCTGGGCGCGCGACAACGCCAGCTCGCGCTCGCTCCTGTCGATCGGCGGGCGCACGGTCAAGGCGCTGCTGATCGCGCTGGCCTTCCTGACGGTGCTCGCGACCCAGGGGATCCCGGTGACCAGCCTGGTCGCCGGGCTCGGCATCGGCGGCCTCGCCGTGGCGCTCGCGGCGCAGAAGACCGTCGAGAACCTGTTCGGCACCTACTCGATCGGCCTCGACCAGCCGTTCCGCGTCGGCGACTTCGTCCGCATCGGCGAGCGGGTCGGCACGATCGAGGAGATCGGCCTGCGCTCGACCCGCCTGCGCACGCTCGATCGCACGACCGTGCGCATCCCCAACGGCCAGCTGGCCGACACACCCACCGAGTCGTTCACCGCGCGCGATCGCATCCGCCTGGCCACCAACCTCGGCCTGGTCTACGAGACCCGGGCCGATCAGCTGCGCGCGATCCTGGCCGACGTCGAGGCCCTGCTGCGCGCGCACCCGCTGATCTGGCCCGACGCGGTCGTGGTCCGGTTCTCGAAGCTGGGCACCTCGTCGCTCGACATCGAGGTGATGGCCTGGTTCGAGACCAGCGACTGGTCCGAGTTTCAGGTGATCCGGCAGGAGATCCTGCTGGGGTTCATGGAGATCGTCGCGCGCCACGGCTCGGCGTTCGCGTTCCCGACCCAGACGGTCCACCACGCGACCAGCGCCCCGGAGCTCTCGCCGCGGCCCGCTGGCGCCAGCGCGCGCGCGCTGTCGAGCTGA
- a CDS encoding universal stress protein: MPNHAPSHLSQPSRSHRGAALLAFAGPPAPEVLATMTACAANLDRQLAVATTGVRPGGVIAIDTEIDQIAAVVRRRAIAIVVVASATAARIVRRLAIRTRRPVLVARTRQRWHLVLAATDLCARGVPVVTVATGLASVSGAAALVLHNVAPTWAAPSRSIRPLASASVARQLRRLARVAARTSPHPQVMVASTVEPARAIVDAMVARDADLLVVGMRRPRTRRPGGCAERVVSTTPGNVLVVPLGASVRPGGEGGP; encoded by the coding sequence GTGCCGAACCACGCCCCCAGTCACCTGTCCCAGCCGTCGCGGAGCCACCGCGGTGCCGCGCTCCTGGCCTTCGCCGGGCCGCCCGCGCCCGAGGTGCTGGCGACGATGACGGCCTGCGCCGCCAACCTCGATCGGCAGCTGGCCGTCGCCACCACCGGGGTCCGCCCCGGCGGCGTCATCGCCATCGACACCGAGATCGATCAGATCGCCGCGGTCGTCCGGCGCCGCGCGATCGCGATCGTGGTCGTGGCCAGCGCCACCGCCGCGCGCATCGTCCGGCGCCTCGCGATCCGGACCCGCCGACCGGTGCTCGTGGCCCGGACCCGCCAGCGCTGGCACCTGGTGCTGGCCGCCACCGATCTGTGCGCGCGCGGCGTGCCGGTGGTGACGGTCGCGACCGGGCTCGCGTCGGTCAGCGGGGCCGCGGCGCTGGTGCTCCACAACGTCGCGCCGACGTGGGCCGCGCCGTCGCGGTCGATCCGCCCGCTGGCCTCGGCCTCGGTCGCCCGGCAGCTGCGGCGGCTGGCGCGGGTCGCGGCCCGGACCAGCCCGCACCCCCAGGTCATGGTCGCCAGCACGGTCGAGCCGGCCCGCGCGATCGTCGACGCGATGGTCGCGCGCGACGCCGATCTGCTGGTGGTGGGCATGCGGCGCCCCCGGACCCGCCGGCCGGGCGGCTGCGCCGAGCGCGTGGTGTCGACCACGCCGGGCAACGTCCTGGTCGTGCCGCTGGGCGCGAGCGTGCGCCCGGGCGGCGAGGGGGGGCCATGA
- a CDS encoding aminotransferase class I/II-fold pyridoxal phosphate-dependent enzyme encodes MTPLIDLDPRVDGLVVSPTLAARVRANELAQAGRRVYRFGLGQSPFPVPAPVVAALRAAAGEKDYLPPGGLPALQAAVVDYHRRRHGLTFAADDVVIGPGSKELLFLLQLAFAGDVMVPTPSWVSYVPQARLAGRVVVRVPGGGRHGLMVDPDELDRLCRTGPGRPRLLVINSPSNPTGLAYTGDELERLAAVCRAHAVVVVSDEIYGELTVVGEHRSLARAYPEGTIVASGLSKWCGAGGWRLGTMAFPPTLIALRRAMIAIASETYSSTSAPIQHAAVVAFRPNGEVEAYLAEVRRLLAALLLWSGTELMGAGLDVPEAAGGFYLFPSFAELRPQLARLGIHDDVALVDRLLTRTGVMALPGSAFGMAPGDLRLRLALVDFDGARALTAAAREVIGRGFLERYLTPTWEAVTAIVAWCQEVRAEASP; translated from the coding sequence GTGACCCCGCTGATCGACCTCGATCCGCGGGTCGACGGGCTGGTCGTGTCGCCGACGCTGGCGGCGCGGGTGCGCGCGAACGAGCTGGCCCAGGCCGGCCGCCGGGTCTACCGGTTCGGCCTCGGCCAGTCGCCGTTCCCGGTGCCGGCGCCGGTGGTGGCGGCGCTCCGGGCCGCGGCCGGCGAGAAGGACTACCTGCCGCCGGGCGGCCTGCCGGCGCTCCAGGCGGCGGTCGTGGACTACCACCGCCGTCGCCACGGCCTCACCTTCGCGGCCGACGACGTCGTGATCGGACCGGGCTCGAAGGAGCTCTTGTTCCTGTTGCAGCTCGCGTTCGCGGGCGACGTGATGGTGCCGACGCCGAGCTGGGTGTCGTACGTGCCGCAGGCGCGCCTGGCCGGGCGGGTGGTGGTCCGGGTGCCCGGCGGCGGGCGCCACGGGTTGATGGTCGATCCCGACGAGCTCGATCGCCTGTGCCGCACCGGCCCCGGGCGCCCACGCCTGCTGGTGATCAACAGCCCCTCGAACCCGACCGGCCTGGCGTACACCGGCGACGAGCTCGAGCGCCTGGCCGCGGTGTGCCGGGCCCACGCGGTCGTGGTCGTGTCCGACGAGATCTACGGCGAGCTCACGGTCGTCGGCGAGCACCGATCGCTGGCGCGGGCCTACCCCGAGGGCACGATCGTCGCGTCGGGGCTGTCGAAGTGGTGCGGCGCCGGCGGCTGGCGGCTCGGCACGATGGCGTTCCCGCCGACGCTGATCGCGCTCCGGCGCGCGATGATCGCGATCGCCAGCGAGACCTACTCGTCCACCAGCGCGCCGATCCAGCACGCGGCGGTGGTCGCGTTCCGGCCCAACGGCGAGGTCGAGGCGTACCTGGCCGAGGTCCGGCGGCTGCTGGCCGCGCTGCTCTTGTGGTCTGGCACCGAGCTGATGGGGGCCGGGCTCGACGTGCCCGAGGCCGCCGGCGGGTTCTACCTGTTTCCCAGCTTCGCGGAGCTGCGGCCGCAGCTGGCCCGGCTGGGCATCCACGACGACGTCGCGCTGGTCGACCGCCTGCTCACGCGCACCGGCGTGATGGCGCTGCCTGGGAGCGCGTTCGGGATGGCGCCCGGCGACCTGCGCCTGCGGCTGGCGCTGGTCGACTTCGACGGCGCGCGCGCGCTCACCGCGGCCGCGCGCGAGGTCATCGGCCGCGGGTTCCTCGAGCGCTACCTGACCCCGACCTGGGAGGCCGTGACGGCGATCGTCGCGTGGTGCCAGGAAGTGCGCGCGGAGGCGTCGCCGTGA
- a CDS encoding GNAT family N-acetyltransferase, which produces MSELLELRPPRAGDAAAIWRIAPAQNDERDSCYAFLLLCTHFADTGLVASQDGEILGFALGYRPPAFPHDLFVWQLGTVPGPRGSGLAARMLEELLTRPACLDARFLCMTRAPGDRELWQVLEEVARRRGASCREGPCFPRTLFARPHVDEGLVRVGPLA; this is translated from the coding sequence GTGAGCGAGCTGCTCGAGCTGCGCCCGCCGCGCGCGGGCGACGCCGCCGCGATCTGGCGGATCGCGCCGGCGCAGAACGACGAGCGCGACAGCTGCTACGCGTTCTTGCTGCTGTGCACGCACTTCGCCGACACCGGCCTGGTCGCGTCCCAGGACGGCGAGATCCTCGGGTTCGCGCTGGGCTACCGCCCGCCGGCGTTCCCGCACGACCTGTTCGTGTGGCAGCTCGGCACCGTGCCCGGCCCGCGCGGCAGCGGCCTCGCGGCGCGGATGCTGGAGGAGCTGCTGACCCGGCCGGCCTGCCTCGACGCCAGGTTCCTGTGCATGACCCGCGCCCCCGGCGACCGCGAGCTGTGGCAGGTCCTCGAGGAGGTCGCGCGCCGGCGCGGGGCCTCGTGTCGCGAGGGGCCGTGCTTCCCGCGGACGCTGTTCGCGCGGCCGCACGTCGACGAGGGGCTGGTCCGGGTCGGGCCGCTGGCCTGA
- a CDS encoding lysine 2,3-aminomutase: protein MAAVAAVLPFRSNRYVVEELIDWDRVPDDPMFQLTFPQPEMLAPEQRDLLTSLPAGSAAHAAAVRSIRTALNPHPAGQLEHNVPTLDGRRLPGLQHKYRETVLFFPSPAQTCHAYCSYCFRWPQFVDAGADRFAAREVDDLIAYLRLHPEVTSVLITGGDPMIMRSAVLRRYIGPLLAADLPNLASVRVGTKSVAYWPQRFVDDDDADDVLRLFEEVIAAGKNLALMAHYSHPRELATASAQRAAARIRATGAVIRAQAPVIRHVNDRAEAWAELWRAEVKLGIVPYYMFVARDTGARRYFEVPLVTAWSIYRDALAGVSGLARTVRGPSMSTTSGKVVIDGVASIAGSDVFVLRYLQARDPDRVGQPFFAEYDAHATWFDDLRPALGGERSWFSSSDLPGHARPRLPVLRGAA, encoded by the coding sequence ATGGCGGCCGTCGCGGCGGTGCTGCCGTTCCGCAGCAACCGCTACGTCGTCGAGGAGCTGATCGACTGGGATCGGGTCCCCGACGATCCGATGTTCCAGCTGACGTTCCCCCAGCCGGAGATGTTGGCGCCCGAGCAGCGCGACCTGCTGACCTCGCTGCCCGCGGGCAGCGCCGCCCACGCCGCGGCGGTGCGCTCGATCCGGACCGCGCTCAACCCGCACCCGGCCGGGCAGCTCGAGCACAACGTGCCCACGCTCGACGGGCGGCGCCTGCCCGGGCTGCAGCACAAGTACCGCGAGACCGTGCTGTTCTTCCCGAGCCCGGCCCAGACCTGCCACGCCTACTGCAGCTACTGCTTCCGCTGGCCGCAGTTCGTCGACGCCGGGGCCGATCGGTTCGCGGCGCGCGAGGTCGACGATCTGATCGCGTACCTCCGGCTCCACCCCGAGGTCACGAGCGTGCTGATCACCGGCGGCGATCCGATGATCATGCGCAGCGCGGTGCTGCGTCGGTACATCGGGCCACTCCTGGCCGCCGACCTCCCCAACCTGGCCAGCGTCCGCGTCGGCACCAAGTCGGTCGCGTACTGGCCGCAGCGCTTCGTCGATGACGACGACGCCGACGACGTGCTGCGCCTGTTCGAGGAGGTGATCGCGGCCGGCAAGAACCTGGCGCTGATGGCGCACTACAGCCATCCGCGCGAGCTGGCCACCGCGTCGGCCCAGCGGGCGGCGGCGCGGATCCGCGCGACCGGCGCGGTGATCCGGGCGCAGGCGCCGGTGATCCGGCACGTCAACGACCGCGCCGAGGCCTGGGCCGAGCTGTGGCGCGCCGAGGTCAAGCTCGGGATCGTGCCGTACTACATGTTCGTCGCGCGCGACACCGGCGCCCGGCGCTACTTCGAGGTGCCGCTCGTGACGGCGTGGTCGATCTACCGCGACGCGCTGGCGGGCGTGTCGGGCCTGGCGCGGACCGTGCGCGGGCCGTCGATGAGCACGACCTCGGGCAAGGTCGTGATCGACGGCGTGGCCTCGATCGCGGGCAGCGACGTGTTCGTCCTGCGCTACCTGCAAGCCCGCGATCCCGATCGGGTCGGACAGCCGTTCTTCGCCGAGTACGACGCCCACGCGACCTGGTTCGACGACCTGCGGCCGGCGCTCGGCGGCGAGCGGAGCTGGTTCTCGTCATCGGACTTACCCGGGCACGCGCGCCCGCGCCTGCCGGTGCTGCGAGGTGCGGCGTGA
- the otsB gene encoding trehalose-phosphatase, with the protein MTDSSAATPATFDTYWTALARAPSLAVLVDLDGTLIPFAPSVEEATLDDAGARLLRRLAETGIRVVVVSGRQREAIEAVRDGVPAAWWFAEHGAWRCADNGWQPPVQSAELGDLARRLALLADRTAGARFEQKSLAVGLHWRRVDEERRPELIAAAELIVDEWLETQPDFERLDGADVLEVRHRAAHKGTAVTWVRAHLPPETRLIALGDDVTDEDTFAALAPGDAAVLVGEPVRRSHAGWWVAGVEHTRALLQWLADARADAAPPRAVPVHTWARPDVAVDAHPLVIVSNRTPALGAGRGKQVGGLVSALTPIVTRTEGVWLGWSGSERSPGLELSVDDSQPPAIATFDYPPGWREHFYAGFCNQSLWPLLHCFPGRVRFVDDEWTAYVTANEAYARMAARLTSPTGTIWIHDYHLLLAGAALRRLGHTGPIGFFLHVPFPPRDVWETLPWHPQVIEAMTAYDLIGFHTARWADNFLGAAPHGVEGVRRQGDQLVRDGHVTELGLFPIGIEPAGFVPTGTDVPSADVLGLRDLLGDRKLLLGVDRLDYSKGIPERLEAFRRLLELYPRWRRQVSFVQVSVPSRAEVPEYAELRRRVEELVGRINGEYGDTDWMPVRYLYRSYAPTVLAQLYRMADVGVVTPLRDGMNLVAKEFVAAQPLDNPGALLLSRFAGAAEELDAALLTNPYHVDGVAADLNRALEMPLAERRARHARMVRIATGVTSTGWAEGFLARLEAVATIRPVSAGAVTIPGPIGSLGVRGPIGGGARA; encoded by the coding sequence ATGACCGACTCATCCGCGGCGACGCCTGCCACCTTCGACACCTACTGGACGGCGCTGGCGCGGGCACCCTCACTCGCGGTGCTGGTCGATCTCGACGGCACGTTGATCCCGTTCGCGCCCTCGGTCGAAGAGGCCACGCTCGATGACGCCGGCGCGCGTCTGCTCCGGCGGCTGGCCGAGACCGGCATCCGCGTGGTGGTCGTGTCGGGTCGTCAGCGCGAGGCGATCGAGGCCGTGCGCGACGGCGTGCCGGCCGCGTGGTGGTTCGCGGAGCACGGCGCGTGGCGGTGCGCCGACAACGGCTGGCAGCCGCCGGTCCAGTCGGCCGAGCTCGGCGACCTCGCGCGCCGGCTCGCGCTCCTGGCCGACCGCACGGCCGGCGCGCGGTTCGAGCAGAAGTCGCTCGCGGTCGGGCTGCACTGGCGCCGGGTCGACGAGGAGCGCCGGCCCGAGCTGATCGCCGCCGCCGAGCTGATCGTCGACGAGTGGCTCGAGACCCAGCCCGACTTCGAGCGCCTCGACGGGGCCGACGTGCTCGAGGTCCGCCACCGCGCGGCCCACAAGGGCACCGCGGTCACCTGGGTCCGGGCGCACCTCCCGCCCGAGACGCGCTTGATCGCCTTGGGCGACGACGTCACCGACGAGGACACCTTCGCCGCGCTGGCGCCGGGCGACGCCGCGGTGCTGGTGGGCGAGCCGGTGCGCCGCAGCCACGCCGGCTGGTGGGTCGCTGGCGTCGAGCACACCCGCGCGCTCCTGCAGTGGCTCGCCGACGCCCGCGCGGACGCCGCGCCGCCGCGCGCGGTGCCCGTCCACACCTGGGCGCGCCCGGACGTGGCCGTCGACGCGCACCCGCTGGTGATCGTCTCGAACCGGACCCCGGCGCTCGGCGCTGGGCGCGGCAAGCAGGTCGGCGGCCTGGTCTCGGCGCTGACCCCGATCGTGACGCGCACCGAGGGCGTCTGGCTGGGCTGGAGCGGCAGCGAGCGCTCGCCCGGGCTCGAGCTGTCGGTCGACGACAGCCAGCCGCCCGCGATCGCGACCTTCGACTACCCGCCCGGCTGGCGCGAGCACTTCTACGCCGGGTTCTGCAACCAGAGCCTGTGGCCGCTCCTGCACTGCTTCCCCGGGCGGGTGCGGTTCGTCGACGACGAGTGGACCGCGTACGTGACCGCCAACGAGGCCTACGCGCGCATGGCCGCGCGCCTGACCAGCCCGACCGGCACGATCTGGATCCACGACTACCACCTGCTCCTCGCCGGCGCGGCCTTGCGTCGGCTCGGCCACACCGGCCCGATCGGGTTCTTCTTGCACGTGCCGTTCCCGCCGCGCGACGTGTGGGAGACGCTGCCGTGGCACCCGCAGGTCATCGAGGCGATGACCGCCTACGACCTGATCGGGTTCCACACCGCGCGCTGGGCCGACAACTTCCTCGGCGCGGCGCCCCACGGCGTCGAGGGCGTGCGCCGGCAGGGCGACCAGCTCGTGCGCGACGGCCACGTCACCGAGCTCGGCCTGTTCCCGATCGGGATCGAGCCGGCCGGGTTCGTGCCGACCGGGACCGACGTGCCGTCGGCCGACGTCCTCGGCCTGCGCGATCTCCTCGGCGATCGCAAGCTCTTGCTCGGCGTCGACCGCCTCGACTACTCCAAGGGCATCCCCGAGCGCCTCGAGGCGTTCCGGCGGCTGCTCGAGCTGTACCCGCGCTGGCGCCGGCAGGTGTCGTTCGTCCAGGTGTCGGTGCCGTCGCGGGCCGAGGTGCCCGAGTACGCCGAGCTGCGCCGCCGGGTCGAGGAGCTGGTCGGCCGCATCAACGGCGAGTACGGCGACACCGACTGGATGCCGGTCCGGTACCTGTACCGGTCGTACGCGCCGACGGTGCTGGCGCAGCTGTACCGCATGGCCGACGTCGGCGTGGTCACGCCGCTGCGCGACGGCATGAACCTGGTCGCCAAGGAGTTCGTGGCCGCGCAGCCGCTCGACAACCCCGGCGCGCTGCTGCTGTCGCGGTTCGCGGGCGCGGCCGAGGAGCTCGACGCCGCGCTCTTGACCAACCCCTACCACGTCGACGGCGTCGCGGCCGATCTCAACCGCGCCCTCGAGATGCCGCTGGCCGAGCGCCGGGCCCGCCACGCCCGGATGGTGAGGATCGCCACCGGCGTGACCTCGACCGGCTGGGCCGAGGGCTTCCTGGCCCGGCTCGAGGCCGTCGCCACGATCCGGCCGGTCAGCGCGGGCGCGGTCACCATCCCCGGCCCGATCGGCTCGCTCGGCGTGCGCGGCCCGATCGGCGGTGGGGCCCGGGCGTGA